A region from the Lentisphaera profundi genome encodes:
- a CDS encoding bifunctional metallophosphatase/5'-nucleotidase: MKDKLTLLYTTDLHGFLVADSYLADQKSSNGLIQAASIIKRIRRDEKEVIYFDNGDTLSGSLVSLRYGEDMRFSNPMVNALNDLSCAFSVVGNHEFDFGRKYLDKAVEQSDFPWLATNLVKNRGGSPAFGPSWHLQKVASGKSVAFIGLTTPETAELAHEDAIKGLSFLDPVDVLGESLKEIKKLDVDLIVVSFHGGYDSAVPYWSQKTPEDLDLKSKICQKYPEIDVLITGHTHGLLSNREINGVHTIQAGCYGHHVGRVDISWDGEDKSIQSENIPVKGQRLEKNLLESSYRVLESTVEWLDEPIGESLDDFSFTSSREALMCPSRLMSLVHMVIQDASNCDISAAAFWKLDGWKAGTITRRTILNLVPDNYLHVLSMTGKTLRKALEQSLSFFECDESGEVEPGSRIYTYDIWSGIYYKADLANKPGRRIKELTYLGESVSDDQILKVAFYHFRTNGALGYEMLQDAKLVWQSKKTMRDYLLEFMKKNYELSVPIEFNWKLMSGETLL; the protein is encoded by the coding sequence ATGAAAGACAAACTTACGCTGCTCTACACAACGGACCTGCATGGTTTTTTAGTTGCGGACAGTTATTTGGCAGATCAGAAGTCAAGTAATGGCTTGATTCAGGCGGCCAGTATAATTAAACGTATTAGACGTGATGAGAAGGAAGTTATCTATTTCGACAACGGAGATACTTTATCAGGCTCCTTGGTGTCTTTGCGCTATGGTGAAGATATGCGCTTTTCGAATCCGATGGTCAATGCACTCAATGATTTGTCCTGTGCATTTTCGGTAGTGGGAAACCATGAGTTTGATTTTGGGCGTAAATACTTAGATAAAGCCGTGGAACAATCGGATTTTCCATGGTTAGCCACCAATTTAGTTAAGAATCGTGGAGGAAGTCCTGCGTTTGGGCCTTCGTGGCATCTGCAAAAGGTGGCGAGTGGAAAGAGTGTTGCTTTCATCGGCTTAACGACACCCGAAACAGCCGAGCTGGCACATGAAGATGCGATTAAAGGCTTGAGTTTTTTAGATCCTGTAGACGTTTTGGGTGAAAGCCTTAAAGAAATAAAAAAATTGGATGTGGATTTGATCGTGGTTTCATTTCACGGCGGTTATGATTCTGCTGTACCTTATTGGAGTCAAAAGACCCCAGAAGACTTAGATTTAAAATCTAAGATTTGTCAGAAGTACCCTGAGATTGATGTGCTTATTACAGGCCATACACACGGTTTGTTGAGCAATCGAGAAATCAATGGAGTGCATACGATACAGGCCGGCTGTTATGGGCATCATGTAGGGCGTGTCGATATATCTTGGGATGGGGAAGATAAAAGTATTCAGTCTGAAAATATTCCTGTAAAGGGTCAGCGATTAGAGAAAAATTTACTCGAATCATCCTATCGAGTTTTAGAAAGTACAGTTGAATGGTTGGATGAGCCTATTGGGGAATCTTTAGATGATTTTTCTTTTACGTCGAGTCGTGAGGCTTTGATGTGCCCAAGTCGATTAATGAGTTTAGTACATATGGTTATTCAAGATGCGTCGAATTGTGATATTTCGGCTGCGGCCTTTTGGAAATTAGATGGCTGGAAGGCTGGGACAATAACGCGTCGAACAATTTTGAATTTAGTTCCAGATAATTATTTACATGTTTTATCAATGACGGGAAAGACTTTAAGGAAAGCATTGGAGCAGAGTTTAAGCTTTTTTGAATGTGATGAATCAGGTGAAGTTGAGCCAGGTTCCCGGATATATACTTATGATATCTGGTCGGGGATTTATTATAAAGCTGATTTAGCGAATAAACCGGGCCGACGGATCAAAGAATTGACTTATTTAGGTGAATCCGTAAGTGATGATCAAATTTTGAAAGTTGCCTTCTATCACTTTAGAACAAATGGTGCATTGGGTTATGAAATGCTTCAAGATGCCAAGCTTGTTTGGCAGTCCAAGAAAACAATGCGCGACTATTTACTTGAGTTTATGAAAAAAAACTATGAACTGAGTGTGCCAATCGAGTTTAATTGGAAGCTTATGTCCGGGGAGACTTTACTCTAG
- the hemH gene encoding ferrochelatase: MSKTGVLLIQLGSPASPAVSDVKAYLSEFLGDPRVVDKQNFTWKIILNLFILPSRSPKSAEAYAKIWEGDTFPLFRNTESFTTKLQEQIKDENILVEYSYILSKPNVIEQYGKLIAAKCDTIRVIPLFPQYCEATTLSCKDMIDKAIAQHGKCNKLEFVEDFHNSPPYINNVAKLINEDIRQDKPEKLLFSFHGYPIRRIRGGDPYFAQCTETAHLIASKIEGIAQEDILLSFQSKFGREPWLTPGTEETIIELALSGVKNIAITCPAFVVDNLETLEEVAIGLEEIFLEHGGEKFRLIPCLNDNDQWVEDFAEEIALSIPEDISRLESSPCEFPKAEEQGCCHAATQCDTCPYKGLDTYPDGELSPKNRAVLKTMFLTLFVDLIGFSIIFPLFPGIIAYYNKVEGDGSLFRSLMNQIEAIAGIDNPHATMALFGGALIFIYSFLQFLMAPVFGVLSDRFGRRPILLFSIFGIAFSYLLWFFSGSFLLLLISRLVSGLMGSNITTATAAVADTTSEKTRSRGMAIIGIAFGLGFILGPAIGGISAWAIDLSTVSNWADYGINPFSAPAAIAFVLSIANFIFVYRKFPETLPVEKRGLGEVHRTINPIKLFKVENYPGVSSVIFTNFIFLTAFGAAENMLTFLTLERLGYGPAKNGLLFVFIGFVLSMVQGGYVRRKAASVGEAVVTKKGLAILIPGLILIALAGLWQSAFVLYLGLFFMAVGSAMVIPCLTSLVSLYTPASEQGRVLGVFRSAGALARTLGPILGGILYWKFSYMSPFFAAAAIVIIPLLMVKSLPNKKKS; the protein is encoded by the coding sequence GTGTCAAAAACAGGTGTACTACTTATTCAGCTCGGCTCACCAGCTAGCCCCGCTGTATCCGATGTCAAAGCTTATTTAAGTGAATTTTTAGGCGACCCACGCGTTGTCGATAAACAGAACTTCACCTGGAAAATAATCCTCAACTTATTCATCCTACCATCACGCTCGCCAAAATCAGCTGAAGCCTATGCTAAAATCTGGGAAGGCGATACCTTTCCTCTCTTCCGTAACACAGAATCCTTCACCACCAAACTCCAAGAACAAATAAAAGATGAAAATATCTTGGTGGAATACTCCTACATTTTAAGTAAACCTAATGTAATCGAGCAATATGGTAAACTAATCGCGGCAAAATGCGATACCATTCGCGTCATCCCACTCTTCCCTCAATACTGCGAAGCCACAACTCTTTCTTGTAAAGACATGATCGACAAAGCCATTGCTCAACATGGCAAATGTAATAAGCTTGAATTTGTAGAAGACTTCCACAATTCCCCGCCTTACATCAATAACGTTGCTAAACTTATCAATGAAGATATTCGCCAAGACAAACCTGAAAAACTCCTTTTTTCATTTCATGGCTACCCCATTAGACGTATTCGTGGTGGAGATCCCTATTTTGCTCAATGCACTGAAACTGCCCACCTCATCGCCTCTAAAATTGAAGGTATTGCCCAAGAAGATATTTTACTTAGCTTTCAATCAAAATTTGGTCGTGAACCTTGGCTCACTCCTGGCACCGAAGAAACTATTATCGAGTTGGCCCTCAGTGGTGTTAAAAACATTGCCATAACCTGCCCTGCCTTTGTTGTCGATAACCTCGAAACACTAGAAGAAGTGGCTATTGGCCTCGAAGAAATATTTCTTGAGCACGGTGGCGAAAAATTCAGACTCATTCCATGCCTTAATGATAATGATCAATGGGTTGAAGATTTTGCCGAGGAAATTGCTTTAAGCATACCCGAAGATATATCTCGCTTAGAAAGCTCTCCTTGTGAATTCCCAAAAGCTGAAGAACAAGGCTGCTGCCATGCCGCCACCCAATGTGACACCTGTCCTTATAAAGGACTAGATACCTACCCTGATGGCGAACTCTCGCCAAAAAATCGAGCTGTTTTAAAAACCATGTTTTTAACTCTATTTGTCGATCTTATTGGTTTCTCCATTATTTTCCCTCTATTCCCTGGCATCATTGCTTATTATAATAAAGTCGAAGGCGACGGCAGCTTATTTCGTAGCTTGATGAATCAAATCGAAGCTATTGCTGGAATTGATAATCCACATGCAACCATGGCTCTTTTTGGTGGTGCACTCATTTTCATCTACTCATTCTTGCAATTTTTAATGGCTCCCGTTTTTGGAGTCCTCTCTGATAGATTTGGCCGAAGACCTATCTTGCTCTTCTCCATCTTTGGTATTGCCTTTTCTTATCTACTCTGGTTTTTCTCTGGCAGCTTCCTTCTCTTACTCATATCACGTTTAGTTTCTGGCTTAATGGGCAGTAATATCACAACTGCGACTGCGGCGGTAGCTGACACAACTTCAGAAAAGACACGCTCACGAGGCATGGCCATTATCGGCATTGCCTTTGGACTTGGTTTTATTTTAGGCCCCGCCATCGGCGGGATCTCTGCCTGGGCTATCGACCTTTCAACAGTCTCTAACTGGGCCGATTATGGAATCAACCCCTTTTCAGCTCCTGCCGCAATTGCATTCGTCTTATCTATAGCAAACTTCATTTTTGTCTATAGAAAATTCCCAGAGACTCTTCCCGTAGAAAAACGTGGCTTAGGTGAAGTTCACCGTACAATAAACCCCATTAAGCTTTTTAAAGTTGAAAATTACCCCGGAGTCAGCTCTGTCATTTTTACGAATTTCATTTTCCTCACCGCATTTGGTGCGGCCGAAAACATGCTCACCTTCTTAACCCTAGAAAGGCTTGGTTATGGTCCTGCTAAAAATGGCTTACTCTTTGTCTTTATCGGATTTGTATTGTCTATGGTCCAAGGTGGCTACGTACGTAGAAAAGCTGCTTCCGTTGGCGAAGCTGTCGTTACCAAAAAAGGCTTAGCTATACTCATACCCGGATTAATTTTAATTGCCTTAGCTGGCCTGTGGCAAAGTGCATTTGTCCTTTATCTAGGCCTCTTTTTCATGGCAGTAGGCTCGGCAATGGTAATCCCTTGCCTAACTTCACTCGTATCACTCTATACTCCCGCAAGCGAACAAGGTCGGGTACTTGGTGTATTCCGCTCAGCAGGTGCATTAGCCAGAACACTAGGCCCCATTCTCGGCGGTATTCTCTACTGGAAATTCAGCTATATGTCTCCCTTCTTTGCTGCCGCAGCCATCGTAATTATTCCATTACTCATGGTTAAGTCTCTTCCCAATAAAAAGAAGTCCTGA
- a CDS encoding integrase core domain-containing protein: MFVYLALITDAFSRKIIAYNVGENLEAIGCMKALRSALKSLPKGKYPIHHSDRGSQYCCHDYIKILQHRNLLVSMTEENHCYENSKAERVNGILKYEYHLRNTFKNLKDAKKAIKQAIYLYNNCRPHMALGYAFPSIVHEQQCA, encoded by the coding sequence ATTTTTGTTTACCTAGCTTTGATCACAGATGCATTCTCTAGAAAAATCATTGCTTATAACGTCGGAGAGAACTTAGAAGCTATTGGCTGTATGAAAGCTTTGCGCAGTGCACTAAAAAGTCTTCCTAAAGGTAAGTATCCAATCCATCACTCTGATCGAGGCTCTCAGTACTGTTGTCATGATTATATCAAAATATTACAGCACCGAAACCTACTTGTCAGTATGACTGAAGAAAATCATTGCTATGAAAATTCAAAGGCAGAAAGAGTAAATGGTATTCTCAAATATGAATATCATCTTCGCAATACATTTAAGAATTTAAAAGATGCTAAAAAAGCTATTAAGCAGGCTATTTATCTGTACAATAATTGTCGGCCACACATGGCCTTAGGCTATGCCTTTCCGAGTATTGTTCATGAACAGCAATGTGCTTAG
- a CDS encoding IS30 family transposase, which translates to MTYEHLSLEERHYLEIELKAGTSITKIAKNLNRSTSTLSRELKRNKGLRGYRNKQANDFAQERHKVKPKAIKLTEEVKDYIDEHLLKDWSPEQIVGRLKDDQSILLHHETVYQYILRDKESGGELYKLLRHQNKTYRKRYGNQHSRNGIPNRVDIDERPEAANKRERVGDWEMDTIIGKAHKGAIVTMDDRKSKLRLALPVSHKKATLVKDAIISLLTPIKDLVHTLTFDNGKEFTQHETISKELECNSYFAKPYHSWERGQNENANGLLRQYFPKSMALDGISENEVIIAVDKLNSRPRKCLKFKTPYEVFENLTGINLRKSVGVALTT; encoded by the coding sequence ATGACATATGAACATCTGAGTCTTGAAGAAAGACACTACCTTGAAATTGAATTAAAGGCAGGCACATCGATCACTAAAATAGCAAAAAACTTAAATCGTAGTACAAGCACACTTTCACGAGAACTTAAACGTAATAAAGGTCTCCGTGGTTATCGAAACAAGCAAGCCAATGACTTTGCTCAAGAAAGACACAAAGTGAAACCAAAGGCTATTAAACTAACTGAAGAAGTTAAGGACTATATAGATGAGCATTTACTCAAGGATTGGAGCCCCGAACAAATTGTAGGTCGACTAAAAGATGACCAATCCATCTTACTTCATCATGAAACAGTTTATCAATATATTCTTAGAGATAAAGAATCAGGAGGTGAGCTATATAAGCTTCTACGTCATCAGAATAAAACTTATCGCAAACGTTATGGCAACCAGCATAGTCGTAATGGGATTCCCAATCGTGTGGATATAGACGAACGACCTGAGGCAGCTAATAAGCGAGAGCGTGTAGGCGACTGGGAGATGGATACTATTATAGGAAAAGCTCATAAAGGAGCCATTGTAACTATGGATGATCGAAAATCAAAACTGCGTCTAGCATTGCCTGTGTCTCATAAGAAAGCCACGCTTGTGAAAGATGCAATAATCTCTTTGCTAACACCGATCAAAGATTTGGTTCATACTCTTACATTTGATAATGGAAAAGAATTTACTCAGCATGAGACTATCTCCAAGGAATTGGAATGTAATAGTTATTTTGCTAAACCATATCACTCATGGGAACGAGGCCAAAACGAGAATGCTAATGGATTGTTACGGCAATACTTTCCTAAGTCTATGGCGCTTGATGGTATCAGTGAAAATGAAGTCATTATTGCGGTTGATAAACTTAATAGTAGACCTCGAAAATGTCTGAAATTTAAGACGCCATATGAAGTTTTTGAAAATTTAACTGGAA